The stretch of DNA tgtctttttttttttttttaatacgcTATCTAGACTGTCTTCCTCTTGGTGCCTGGCCTGTCGCCACAATCCCTGGGGACTGCTGGAAGCCTGGACACTGGAACCTGGGCTGCTGGAGGGCTACAGCAGACCAGTAAAGCCAGGCCATCACCAGCAGGGTAGCatctccccagcagccccaccaGGACTTCCCTTACCGAGCCGCTGTGTGAGAGGActgaggaggagaaaggaggaCACAAGAAGAGCCCCAGGATGAAGGGGATGGAGGACGATGGTGCCTGGGGAGACATCAGGCAGTACAGCAGGGAGTGGGGAGTGGAGATCTTCCTACCTTGAACACCAGGATGAGAAGGATGCCAGGGATGGAGGCAATTCTGATCAACCACCGCCAGCCGATGGTTGGGTTCACCACTGATGCCAGGCCAATGATTAACAAGGATCCTGCCAGCCAAAACACCTTTCCAAGAGAAGGAAAGGGGTTAGAACATGAACACATGGCAgcaatttgtttattttcttctcttctggtGTGGTTCTGTGGATAGATGGGGAACTGTGCTAGGGAATGCTGAGGTGCAACTAAGCCATCCTGTGGCTGTATGAGAAGCTGGGCTTGAGTgagaggaaagagggaaaggcAAGAGTTTGGGGAGGGACAGTGAAGGTAGTCTTAATTAGCTCCAGGTAAAAAACAATTTGCTGTGGATACAATTGTTCTTAAAGCCACTTTTGTTCTTCCAGTCACTTCTCTGCTAATGCTTATGCTCATGAATTTTCCTGTTCTCTAGGTCTCTTCAGGGAAGCAGCAAATTTACAATCTCAGAAGGCAAAACCAGGCCAGATTTTCACTGCTGAAAATTGGTGGCTCTCCAGTAGACTCAATGCCAAGCTACACCAACAGAGAGTCTGGCCTCTGATCTGCGAGTACATTCCCTTCTGAAGTTTGCTTGTTGCCATTAGGAGACACATCCCTTTCCAGGGGACCACCCAGGGGAACTCAGCCAACACCAATCACAAAAGCTACAGCAAGTTCATGAATAGCCTGTGGGCAAAAATACTAAATTTCTGGGGAGAAATACAAGATTGTTCTTCCATACATCTTTGTGTTTCTGATGACGCTTTGGTAATGATGCCCTGGGATCAAGGAGACTGTAGTAGGAAAGCAAATAATGCCTGGCATGAAGAGTCTGGTTCAGCAGTGGGATGAATTTGTGCATTCAGAGGTGTCACCACTGATCATGTGCACATGCAGCAAGTGCCCACTGCAGAAGTCTGCAGTAAGCAATGACCCATCAAGTGGGCACAACCCTCCCAGCATGTGTCAGGACAAATTTGGGACTGACTGTGCTAACCCTCCCCTGTGCAAAGCCCCTGGCAGAACCTGGACAGGAGAGGACTAAGACCTCACCTGGGTGTCACTGCATAAACCACTTGTTGTCTCTGGGGGTCAAaagaggggggaggggggataCACCTCAGGTGGGAGTGGGCAGAGAATGCCACTAGATCCAGCGCCTGCCAGTCCATCAGCACTGGCCCCATTAGACCAGGCAGCCCCATTGTCAGTAAGACAATCAAGAGGCTGGGTGTCAGCCATCTCTCAAAGTCCCCATACAATGTTGGGAGCATCAAATCATTTGAGAAGATATTTCCTCTTCCTGTTTATGTCTTTAATGACACAGATGCCACACTCTGAGGCACAGGAGGCAGTGGACTCTTGCACAGACCCAGACAAGTGTGATCAGTCTGGGAGAAGTGTTGATGTCCTGGAGATGTGGCTTCCAAACTGCAGTGGGACAAATTGCCTGGGACTCAGAGCTAGAAGAAACATTGACGTGTTCACTTTTACCTGAGATAAGGGCAACATGTATCCCCGGTATTTGGTGGGCAAAAACTCAGTTTTTATGATAAGTCtagcaaaaaaggaaaaaaaagcagaaatatagCTGCAATGAGAATTTCCATACAAATCAAGTAACAGTTCAGCTCAACTCATAGAATGAATACCATCCCTCCTCCACCTTGAGCACCCAGAGACAAGGAATCCCTGCCCAATATGCCTCCCACTCTAGCACCAAATTACATGCAAAGGAAACACAAGGCACGAATGCTTTCCAGCCCATGACTGTGGGATACAAGGAGGTAAACATTGCAGTCTATGCATCAGGAAACCTATGGGAAGGTCCTGTGGGGTGACTGAGGTGTCAGCACAGGCATAGATATGATCAtagaaattaacattttagtaaagcatttttttccatgaaataaagaaaactccGTTCCACTTTTTAAACAGTTGCAGTGCCTTTGGGGCAGGGGGCTTGTGGCACAGGCATTTCTCAAGGACCCCAGTGTGACTTGTGTTTCCTTATCTGGACAGAGAGAGAGGTGGGAAGAGACCCTCAGTGGCTCCTTCTGTCTCAGCCAGTGAAGTGTTTTATAAAATGTTCAATTTCCTTCCATCCTCATGAGGCTCATGAGCAGCCTCCATGGCCAGGGAATGGGAGCTCTCCTGTGAGGGAGAcaatgccagcagcacagcagatgcATGACTCAGGCACAGGTACCTTCTCCTCCCAACAGCACCTCTCCCCCCCATGtcctttctttcagaaaatggCTTTTGGGTCAATGTGACCAGTTTGGGGCTTTCCTTTGTGGGCAGCAACCAGGCTTTGAAGAACCATGGAAGGTgctgaaatgtttcatttgtttCCATAAGAGagtcaacaacaacaaaatttcCAGGCCCCTGGTGAAATGTTTGTTAATATTGTGAATTTTTCCTCCCCACATCCTCCTTTCTGCCCCAACAAGacaaaaatttcatttcagtggGAACGTTTTACataattcaaaaataattttctactgAAGCAAAATTGcagtgattttttctttttccttaaggAGGAAGCAGCCTTTACTCATCTATTACCTGTCTAATTGTTTTTTATATGTGCTTAATAATCCTTCTGTCACCAGCTTAATGTAAACCAGCTGCCCCCTCTATTCCAGGCCTCGGGAGTCCTTGGGAACTGCAAATTAGGTCAATTGACCGGGATTTAGTGAAATTACAGAATGGCTTTTTGTTTCAAGGCCGGGAATTTGGTCCCGttttcccttccagcccctccattGCCTTCTCTGGGAAGGCAGCTTGCACAGCCTTACCCTTGCGCGTGGCCTGACACGCCACCGCCTACCATGGCCCGCAGGAACACAAACCAGATGTAGGATGGGGCAAACGAGGTCAGCAGGGAGAAATAGGCTGCccagaggaaggagagcagTAGGATCTGCAAAAGGGCAAGAATTAGGGTCATTAAAGCGCAGGCTCAGCCAGGTGCACAGCTCCTGTGGAGCGCAGGAAAAGGACGCACAGCCCCCGGCAGTCACTCACCTTCCAGCGGCCATACCTGTCGGCCAGGAGCCCGAGCACTATGCTGAACACCATGTAGCCAAAAAACACCATCTGAGGGGAATTGAAACACAGCTGTGGAGGGCCCATTCCCAGCTACatggggcagctctgctctttgagCTGTGGGTGAGCTGTGTGTTGTCAGGGCAGCAGGATGAACTGCAGTGCCCAGAACCACAAGTGAGAGGCTTTTGGGGGATGGCTTCCTTTGTGTAAGCACTCACTGCTGCAACCCTCAAAGCTGGGGGTGGATGGCAAGGTTTTCAAAATAAGAACCTAGAAGGGGGGATTTCTTTGGCTTTGGCATTACTTGCTGTGGGTGTGGACATCTGTTCTCATCAGCTTAATTTCTGATGTCTACAGTCGTGGCAGTCTTCTTGTCCTGTAAGGGAGCCCTAGGAATTTGTTTGGTTCGCTGGGAAATGTGTTTTCCAAAACCCGTGGTGGTGGCCATGACTATGACCACGTGGTGGATGAGCTGTATGAGAGGAACACGAGTCACTCACTGTTGTCACTAAAGCCACCTGCCAGTCTTGTAGCTGCCACTCGCATCGGATGAGAGGGGACACAACAGCTATCAGCATGATCTCCATGGCTTCAGCCACCTTTGGGAGCAAGTGTGTGCGTTAGCAAGAAGGGAAACCACAAGAAGCCCACAGGGGAAAGTCTCTCAGTCCTACAAGGCCTGCATGTTCCACCATGGCAAGCCACCATGACAAAACAGTCCTGTGAAGCCATGGTGCTTCTACAGAGGTCTGAGCCCTGTGCCTGACCTGGAATATCTTGGtgacagggagaggaggagagaaaggtGCACCTAGAAAGCAGGTACAGGTGCACCGTGTATCTGGGAAATTTGGAAAGAGTCATCCTTGGCAGAGAAGACTCTTACCCTGCTGTGTTAATAGAAGATCTTCAACTACCTCTGGAAACCAAACTGCTTGGCTGGGTACCTAGCTGTGGATTCAGGCATCCAACATGAACTCTTAAAACTGTTTTTGGTTAAAAACATCATTGCTCCATTGGCTGCTTGCCCCAGCAGCTGGCTTCAGTTAGGAATGAACTGACTGTTTACACACAGCTTCAGACTTTTCacctcagctgcagcagtcttCATGGATAGACCTTATTACATCTTTACCCCAACCTGGCTTTTGCTGAAGTTCCAAAACAGGTACACCATTAACCCCAGACCATGGAAGTTAAGAAGTTTTTCAGGCAGGCAAGGGTGAGAAGATGTCAGACTTTCTGATCCAGATTGCCCAGGATTTGGGTGCCATGGAGATGACATGAAAAATACCATTGTGAGGCTGAACCTAACCTTCAGGCACTGAATGAAGACATGCCCTGACAGtggccagggacagggacaaacCATGATGCTCTGGGCCAGCCTGCCCTGAAATAGGTCAGATATCAATAGGGCCAAAATCTACTTTCACCAatgaagaaaatagaagaaatccTGCTTGGAAAGGTAtgtgtaggaaaaaaatgggcTGGCAGCAGTATGTGCTTATGGCTGTTACTGCATGGTGataagaaaactgaaaagaaagcttttttcaGGCCAGCACAAATGGCTGCAGATACCTACCCCAGTGCTGCCCATGATGAGGAAGAGCATGATATGGAACCTCCCAAACCCAATGGTTTCCACAGCTTCTTCAACTGTAAATGTCTTTTGCCCTacacatgaaaagaaaattaagacaCAAAAACTGTCAGCAGCCAAGTTGTGCCTCCTCTtcataaaataacatttttcatgctACTGTGGGACTGCACCAGGAAAAGGCCTGGAAACACCTACCAGCTGTATGTCCCCTGACCAGCCCATGGATGTCCTGGTGGCAAGTCACAACAGGGggttgctgaaacagcagcCAGTGCAAACAGAGGAACAGCCTTGTacaatttaaaatgcttttgaaacaGAGTAACGTTAGACAAATTATCCCAAGAAAATGAATCCTCAAATTACCAATATAATAAAATGTTTACACGAAACAGAGGCCTGAGAAAAGCCAAGCCAGCCAGCTCTTCTCACTGTCACAAGCAGCAGTCACCGGCCTGGTAGGTGTGGTGGGAGGGGAGCGCAGGATGCTGATGTTGTGGCTCCATGTACAGAGGTTTTAAGTAGCTGCAGTGGCACAACTGAGGACCCTCCCTCTACCCCAGCTAAACAAGGAGCCAAATGTCTAGTCCTGTCAATATAAACCCACCTTTTGGTGgttcttttctctctgtgtggATTTCCTCCAAGCCAATAGcattttctgcctcttttgGTGCAGTGGCCatctcagctcctgctgggatccaCTGTCTCTGTGAGCAAGGCTAGGATTTATCTGTGAAACCTCACAACAGTCATGAAGTCACCTGAGCAAGAAAACAGCAAGGCAGTTTCTCACACTGGAGTGGAAACATTCAGATACAGTAAAATATGAGTGTTCCATGCAGCTACTGGAAGATATCCCTTCCCATTAGGGTTTTGGTGAAAAACACGTAGAAACATCACAGGGTTAGTTGAACTGAGAGACGTCAGTCATCACATCACACTGGCTGTTTTTATGGGAAGTCCAGGGACTGCCTTAGGGAAGACTGGAGACCTGCTAAGGTAAGAGAGCATGTGATGACTTCCCCAGCCCAGAGGTCAGTGAAATGCAGTCCAGCCTAAAAGATGCTGCATCTCCAGGATCCAAGACATGATACAACCAGTAGCTGTTGCCCCTGCTGGAGGCTCCCCAGTGGAGCTGGGTTTGAGTGGGCAGTAGAGGTGCTGTACTCTGCAATTGCTCAGCCTGGTGGGAGCCCCCAGTGATGCAGAGCCAGGTGACCCAACCAGTTCCCTAACCACAGGATCTTGGGGGTGGCAGGGGTAGCACTGAGCTCCACACCCGAGCAGCACACAGTCTCCTGCTGCAAACCAGCCCCTCTGCCTCATCCCTTGCCACGCTAATCCCCATCCTCTCAGGGCATCCATAGACACAGCCATGCATTCTGCATTGCAGCTGGAAGCTGGATTCCTCTGCCAATGTTTCTGGCTTTCAGCACTAGATCTTTTGGCCTTATCACTGTTGCTTTTCCTCATCAGAAAAACTCATTTTAATCCCAGGGCAGGCATTAAGCACACTGATTGCTTAAACCCACAATCTTTCCTGCTGAGTGCATGCTCAGGCACTATGGAGGGGACCTGAACATATCTGCACTTTGCTGACACCCTCTCCTTTGATTACCTCCCTTCAGGAGTGCTGGGCTTGGCCCAGGCTGCGTTCACAGCCAACCAGCAGAGACCTGGGAGGCTGCAgaaggacaggagctggagggaaTTAATGGCTGAGAGCATCTAATACATAGATGCTCGCTAGAGCATCTGTGAAAGGTGCAAAATTCCATTTGAGAGAGAGGGCAGTGTGAACACAGAAAGCATGGAATTACAGTACTCCAGGATGGATGCCTTGATCCTATACTGAGGTACAGTTAGAAGGAGGTCATTAAGGACTAATGGCAGATTAGATGGTCACATACACTGACCTTGCTGTCACAGATCATTACAGTGCAGCACCCTGGAAGATGCAAAGGATATTGGTTATATCTGTCAATCAGCAATGTACTCAGAGGCAGCAATAGCTGCCAGCAGCTGATTATGATGGCCAACAGCTAGGGACTATTTCCAAGTGGAACTGTCTTAACAGAAACCAAACAAGGTGCTTGGATGAGCCTGTGGGAAGAGGTAGGGATTTAATGTGTCTGAATCGCCAGAGGCTTTGCAATAAAATCTGGGCacctgtttttctctgtttctctgccCTTATGATTAGGGGCCTGCAAACACGTTCTGCTGTAAGCTGCCACATCACACCTCTGTCAGGTTAAACAGACATGCTCCTCCAAAACATCTGTGGCAGGCACAGCCCACGGTGCCAGCAGGACAAACATCAAGCCCTGGGCCTTTTCCCACGCATCCTGATGCAGGGATACCCTGCTACTGCTTGCTGAGGGGTGTTGGAGCATTTCACTGGTGCCTGCTCTGGGCTGCACGCCTTCTTGCTACAACCCTTCCACAAAAGGGGAGGGAACCCTGatccctggtgctgctgtgcagagcccACAGCACAAGGCACAAGCACAAGGCtgcagtgccacctccagcaccCCACAGTAGCCAGACAccctcagaggcagcaggaTGGTGCACCTAATGTGAGAACCACACTAGCCTCAAATAGCAGCTGTAAGCAGGTGGGATACACTCTCCAGCACCTCAAATAATGCCAGAAATCTGTGCAGGCACAGTAAACCTCCTAACAATTCCTACTAAACCTGTGTATTGCTCATCCCAAACCTGTGCAGCCCTGTTTGCCTTGATGGAGCAGCTACTGTCTATCTTCTGGGAGTCACAAATTTCCCTCTATTTGTAAATCCAACAAAATGCCAATTACATGAGCCAAAAGAACAGCAGTgacaaagctgctgctggcaggtaAAGTAAAAATTCTCCAGTTGAAGGGAACAAGCAAGAGTACATTGAAAGTGCTGCTGGAACCCACTGGAATGATGTTGTGACCCCCACCAGAGGTCTGTGAGGCACAAAGGCCATACAACATGCAGTGCTGCCTTGTGACACCACCTGGAAACTTTGTCAGTAAGGTCAGAGACCTTCTCTGGCTGAGAATTTTCCCTGCAAGTGAGAGTGGGGGTATCTGATCATACAAATGATCAGATGTCCCAA from Poecile atricapillus isolate bPoeAtr1 chromosome Z, bPoeAtr1.hap1, whole genome shotgun sequence encodes:
- the LOC131592790 gene encoding putative transporter SVOPL encodes the protein MATAPKEAENAIGLEEIHTERKEPPKGQKTFTVEEAVETIGFGRFHIMLFLIMGSTGLIHHVVIVMATTTGFGKHISQRTKQIPRAPLQDKKTATTVDIRN